In Streptomyces canus, one DNA window encodes the following:
- the fmt gene encoding methionyl-tRNA formyltransferase, with protein sequence MKLVFAGTPEVAVPALDALIASGRHEVAAVVTRPDAPAGRGRRLVASPVAERAEEAGIEVLKPVKPRDPEFLERLREIAPDCCPVVAYGALLPRVALDIPAHGWVNLHFSLLPAWRGAAPVQHSIMAGDEITGASTFLIEEGLDSGPVYGTVTEEIRHTDTSGDLLTRLAFAGAGLLSATMDSIADGTLKAVPQPAEGVTVAPKITVEDARVDWAAPAVRVDRVVRGCHPSPGAWTTFRGERLKLIQVRPVPDRTDLAPGALAVGKNSVHVGTGSYGVELLWVQAQGKKPMKAADWARGVRISDGETVGG encoded by the coding sequence ATGAAGCTCGTCTTCGCCGGTACCCCCGAGGTCGCCGTTCCCGCTCTGGACGCTCTCATCGCCTCCGGGCGGCATGAGGTCGCCGCCGTCGTCACCCGGCCGGACGCGCCGGCCGGGCGGGGGCGCAGGCTGGTCGCGAGCCCGGTCGCGGAGCGGGCGGAGGAGGCGGGGATCGAGGTACTGAAGCCCGTCAAGCCGCGTGATCCGGAGTTCCTCGAGCGGCTTCGTGAGATCGCCCCGGACTGCTGCCCCGTGGTCGCCTACGGCGCCCTTCTGCCCCGCGTCGCCCTCGACATCCCCGCCCACGGCTGGGTCAACCTGCACTTCTCGCTGCTGCCCGCCTGGCGTGGGGCCGCTCCTGTGCAGCACTCCATCATGGCGGGGGACGAGATCACGGGTGCTTCGACCTTCCTCATCGAGGAGGGGCTCGACTCCGGGCCCGTCTACGGCACCGTCACCGAGGAGATCCGGCACACCGACACCAGCGGTGACCTGCTGACCCGGCTCGCCTTCGCCGGTGCCGGGCTGCTCTCCGCGACCATGGACAGTATCGCCGACGGCACGCTGAAGGCGGTACCGCAGCCTGCGGAGGGCGTCACCGTCGCCCCGAAGATCACCGTCGAGGACGCGCGGGTCGACTGGGCCGCGCCTGCCGTGCGGGTGGACCGGGTCGTGCGGGGGTGCCACCCCTCGCCCGGTGCCTGGACGACCTTCCGCGGCGAGCGGCTCAAGCTCATCCAGGTCCGGCCGGTTCCCGACCGGACGGATCTCGCCCCCGGGGCGCTCGCCGTCGGCAAGAACAGCGTCCACGTCGGTACCGGGTCGTACGGCGTCGAGTTGCTGTGGGTGCAGGCACAGGGGAAGAAGCCGATGAAGGCCGCGGACTGGGCGAGGGGCGTCAGGATCTCGGACGGGGAGACCGTCGGCGGGTGA
- the rpe gene encoding ribulose-phosphate 3-epimerase, with translation MAAQINPSILSADFARLADEAKAVEGADWLHVDVMDNHFVPNLTLGVPVVESLARATDTPLDCHLMIEAPDRWAPQYVEAGASSVTFHVEAAAAPVRLAREIRAKGARASMALKPATPIEPYEDLLPELDMLLIMTVEPGFGGQAFLDIMLPKIRRTRELISKHGLELWLQVDGGVSASTIERCADAGADVFVAGSAVYGASDPAEAVRVLRNQAEGATAKASWACDH, from the coding sequence ATGGCCGCGCAGATCAATCCCAGCATCCTGTCCGCCGACTTCGCCCGCCTCGCGGACGAGGCGAAGGCGGTCGAGGGAGCCGACTGGCTCCACGTAGACGTCATGGACAACCATTTCGTCCCGAACCTCACGCTCGGTGTGCCGGTCGTAGAGTCTCTGGCCCGTGCGACGGACACCCCGCTGGACTGCCATCTGATGATCGAGGCCCCCGATCGCTGGGCGCCCCAGTACGTAGAGGCGGGGGCTTCCTCCGTCACCTTCCATGTGGAGGCTGCCGCCGCTCCGGTCCGGCTCGCCCGGGAGATCCGGGCCAAGGGCGCCCGCGCCTCCATGGCGCTGAAGCCCGCGACGCCCATCGAGCCGTACGAGGACCTGCTCCCCGAGCTCGACATGCTGCTGATCATGACGGTCGAGCCCGGTTTCGGGGGACAGGCCTTCCTCGACATCATGCTCCCCAAGATTCGCCGGACCCGCGAGTTGATCAGCAAGCACGGCCTTGAGCTGTGGCTCCAGGTCGACGGTGGCGTCTCGGCCTCCACCATCGAGCGCTGCGCGGACGCGGGCGCCGATGTCTTCGTCGCCGGGTCCGCGGTGTACGGGGCGTCCGACCCGGCCGAGGCGGTACGTGTATTGCGCAACCAGGCGGAGGGGGCGACCGCTAAGGCTTCGTGGGCGTGCGACCACTGA
- the coaBC gene encoding bifunctional phosphopantothenoylcysteine decarboxylase/phosphopantothenate--cysteine ligase CoaBC yields MDKPKVVLGVSGGIAAYKACELLRRLTESGHDVRVVPTASALHFVGAATWSALSGKPVSTEVWDDVHEVPHVRIGQHADLVVVAPATADTLARAAHGLADDLLTNTLLTARCPVVFAPAMHTEMWEHPATQENVQTLRRRGAIVIEPAVGRLTGVDTGKGRLPEPAEIFEVCRRVLARGVTEPDLKGRHVVVSAGGTREPLDPVRFLGNRSSGKQGYALARTAAARGARVTLIAANTGMPDPAGVDVVPVGTAVQLREAVLKAAADADAVVMAAAVADFRPQTYAAGKIKKKDGQDPEPIVLVRNPDILAEISAERARPGQVIVGFAAETDDVLANGRTKLRRKGCDLLVVNEVGERKTFGSEENEAVVLGADGSETPVPHGPKEFLAETVWDLVAQRLT; encoded by the coding sequence GTGGACAAGCCGAAGGTCGTGCTGGGGGTCAGTGGCGGCATCGCCGCGTACAAGGCCTGTGAGCTGCTGAGAAGGCTCACGGAGTCCGGCCACGACGTCCGCGTCGTCCCCACCGCCTCCGCACTGCACTTCGTGGGCGCCGCCACCTGGTCCGCCCTTTCCGGCAAGCCGGTCTCGACCGAGGTCTGGGACGACGTCCACGAGGTCCCGCACGTCCGTATCGGGCAGCACGCCGACCTGGTGGTCGTGGCCCCGGCGACCGCGGACACCCTCGCCAGGGCGGCGCACGGCCTGGCGGACGACCTCCTCACCAACACCCTGCTGACGGCCCGCTGCCCGGTTGTCTTCGCGCCCGCCATGCACACCGAGATGTGGGAGCACCCGGCCACTCAGGAGAACGTGCAGACACTGCGCCGTCGCGGCGCGATCGTGATCGAGCCGGCCGTCGGTCGGCTGACCGGCGTCGACACCGGCAAGGGCCGGCTGCCGGAACCCGCCGAGATCTTCGAGGTCTGCCGCCGGGTGCTCGCCCGGGGCGTCACCGAGCCCGACCTCAAGGGCCGGCACGTGGTCGTGAGCGCCGGCGGCACCCGCGAGCCGCTCGACCCCGTCCGGTTCCTCGGTAACCGCTCCTCAGGCAAGCAGGGCTACGCCCTCGCCCGCACCGCGGCCGCGCGCGGCGCCCGGGTCACCCTGATCGCGGCGAACACCGGCATGCCGGACCCGGCGGGCGTGGACGTGGTCCCCGTGGGGACGGCCGTGCAGCTGCGCGAGGCGGTCCTGAAGGCGGCGGCCGACGCCGACGCGGTCGTCATGGCGGCGGCGGTCGCGGACTTCCGCCCGCAGACGTACGCGGCCGGAAAGATCAAGAAGAAGGACGGTCAGGACCCCGAGCCGATCGTCCTGGTGCGTAATCCGGACATCCTCGCCGAGATCTCGGCCGAGCGCGCCCGCCCCGGCCAGGTGATAGTCGGCTTCGCCGCCGAGACCGACGACGTCCTGGCCAACGGTCGTACGAAACTGCGCCGCAAGGGCTGCGACCTCCTCGTCGTCAACGAGGTGGGGGAGCGCAAGACCTTCGGGTCGGAGGAGAACGAGGCAGTGGTGCTGGGCGCCGACGGCAGTGAGACCCCGGTACCGCACGGCCCGAAGGAGTTCCTGGCCGAAACCGTGTGGGACCTGGTGGCACAGCGCCTCACGTGA
- the metK gene encoding methionine adenosyltransferase — MSRRLFTSESVTEGHPDKIADQISDTILDALLKEDPTSRVAVETLITTGLVHVAGEVTTKTYAPIAQLVRDKILEIGYDSSKKGFDGASCGVSVSIGAQSPDIAQGVDTAYENRVEGDEDELDRQGAGDQGLMFGYATDETPTLMPLPIFLAHRLAKRLSEVRKNGTIPYLRPDGKTQVTIEYDGDKAVRLDTVVVSSQHASDIDLDSLLAPDIREFVVEPELKALLDDGIKLDTENYRLLVNPTGRFEIGGPMGDAGLTGRKIIIDTYGGMARHGGGAFSGKDPSKVDRSAAYAMRWVAKNVVAAGLASRCEVQVAYAIGKAEPVGLFVETFGTATIDTDKIEKAIDEVFDLRPAAIIRDLDLLRPIYSLTAAYGHFGRELPEFTWEKTDRVEELKKAAGL, encoded by the coding sequence GTGTCCCGTCGTCTGTTCACCTCGGAGTCCGTGACCGAGGGCCACCCCGACAAGATCGCTGACCAGATCAGTGACACCATCCTCGACGCGCTCCTCAAGGAGGACCCGACGTCCCGGGTCGCGGTCGAGACCCTGATCACGACCGGTCTGGTGCATGTGGCCGGTGAGGTCACCACCAAGACCTACGCGCCGATCGCCCAGCTGGTGCGCGACAAGATCCTGGAGATCGGTTACGACTCCTCGAAGAAGGGCTTCGACGGCGCCTCCTGCGGTGTCTCGGTGTCGATCGGCGCGCAGTCCCCGGACATCGCGCAGGGCGTCGACACGGCGTACGAGAACCGGGTCGAGGGCGACGAGGACGAGCTCGACCGCCAGGGCGCGGGCGACCAGGGTCTGATGTTCGGCTACGCGACGGACGAGACGCCGACCCTGATGCCGCTGCCGATCTTCCTGGCGCACCGCCTGGCCAAGCGCCTGTCCGAGGTCCGCAAGAACGGCACCATCCCCTACCTGCGCCCCGACGGCAAGACGCAGGTCACCATCGAGTACGACGGTGACAAGGCCGTCCGTCTCGACACGGTCGTCGTCTCCTCGCAGCATGCGTCCGACATCGACCTGGACTCCCTGCTCGCACCGGACATCCGCGAGTTCGTCGTCGAGCCGGAGCTGAAGGCGCTGCTGGACGACGGCATCAAGCTGGACACGGAGAACTACCGCCTCCTGGTCAACCCCACCGGGCGCTTCGAGATCGGCGGTCCGATGGGTGACGCCGGCCTGACCGGCCGCAAGATCATCATCGACACGTACGGCGGCATGGCGCGTCACGGCGGTGGTGCCTTCTCCGGCAAGGACCCGTCCAAGGTCGACCGCTCGGCCGCGTACGCCATGCGCTGGGTCGCCAAGAACGTGGTCGCCGCGGGGCTGGCGTCCCGGTGTGAGGTCCAGGTGGCCTACGCCATCGGCAAGGCCGAGCCCGTGGGCCTGTTCGTGGAGACCTTCGGCACCGCGACGATCGACACCGACAAGATCGAGAAGGCGATCGACGAGGTCTTCGACCTGCGTCCGGCCGCCATCATCCGCGACCTGGACCTGCTGCGCCCGATCTACTCCCTGACGGCGGCGTACGGCCACTTCGGCCGCGAGCTGCCCGAGTTCACGTGGGAGAAGACGGACCGCGTGGAGGAGCTGAAGAAGGCCGCAGGCCTGTAA
- a CDS encoding MMPL family transporter: MTGNRGIAHFVCGRRAKWVVLALWLVVLFLTAPLASKLTDAQDNDAASWLPGSAESTQVLQLSEDFRPEQIPAVVVYARESGLTPQERASIAKDTAEIKQLTAHGVRGSETRGPIYDRPSDPRAAQILVPVTMDEKGWKEIAPAVDSLRDIVGKGGDGLAVHITGPGGTSADFSKAFEGIDSTLLLSAMAVVIVMLLITFRSPTLLLVPLLSVVAALFTAQALIYLLATHAGLTVNGQSAGILTVLVFGAGTDYALLLVARYREELHHHEDRHEAMVRALHRAGPAVLASGATVVLSMLVLLTAEMNSTRGLGPVAAIGVAVALLAMTTLFPALLVIFGRWIFWPTIPRFGDPDRIETGLWARAGRRMALRPRMVWSATAAALVICSLGLIQLRAEGISNADAFTGKPDSIVGQQVSAKYFAAGSGDPLVVVSNQAQARQVGEAVAGTRGVVPTSLGLPPGTKPSHEGKVLFEATMTAPADSEAAKQTVERVRDAVHAVPDADARVGGGTAALLDMDKATTHDNILIIPLVLAVVLLILCGLLRALIAPLLLVGTVILSFAAALGISALAFRHVFDYAGETTDFPLFVFVFLVALGIDYNIFLTTRIREEAAHGGTRAGVITGLAATGAVITSAGLVLAGTFAALGTLPMVAFAEIGFTVALGVLLDTFIVRSVLVTSLFLDVGEKVWWPSKLANGEPTDPEARGAGRPATTAPRTHD; this comes from the coding sequence ATGACCGGGAATCGGGGCATCGCGCACTTCGTCTGCGGACGGCGTGCCAAGTGGGTGGTGCTGGCACTGTGGTTGGTGGTGCTGTTCCTGACGGCGCCCCTGGCCTCCAAGCTCACCGACGCCCAGGACAACGACGCGGCCTCGTGGCTGCCCGGCTCCGCGGAGTCGACCCAGGTCCTCCAGCTCTCCGAGGACTTCAGGCCGGAACAGATCCCCGCGGTCGTCGTCTACGCGCGCGAGAGCGGCCTCACGCCGCAGGAGCGCGCCTCGATCGCCAAGGACACGGCCGAGATCAAGCAGCTGACGGCACACGGCGTCCGCGGCTCGGAGACCCGGGGCCCGATCTACGACCGGCCAAGCGACCCGCGCGCGGCCCAGATCCTCGTCCCGGTCACCATGGACGAGAAGGGCTGGAAGGAGATCGCGCCCGCGGTCGACTCCCTCCGTGACATCGTGGGCAAGGGCGGCGACGGCCTCGCCGTGCACATCACCGGCCCCGGCGGCACGTCCGCGGACTTCTCCAAGGCCTTCGAGGGCATCGACTCGACGCTGCTGCTGTCGGCGATGGCCGTCGTCATCGTCATGCTGCTCATCACCTTTCGCAGCCCCACCCTGCTTCTGGTCCCGCTGCTCTCCGTGGTCGCCGCGCTGTTCACCGCGCAGGCCTTGATCTATCTGCTCGCCACGCACGCGGGACTGACCGTCAACGGCCAGAGCGCGGGCATTCTGACCGTGCTCGTCTTCGGGGCGGGGACCGACTATGCCCTGCTGCTGGTCGCCCGCTACCGGGAGGAACTGCACCACCACGAGGACCGCCACGAGGCGATGGTCCGCGCCCTGCACCGGGCGGGCCCGGCAGTGCTCGCCTCCGGCGCGACCGTCGTCCTGAGCATGCTGGTCCTGCTGACCGCCGAGATGAACTCGACCCGGGGCCTCGGTCCGGTCGCCGCGATCGGTGTCGCGGTCGCCCTGCTGGCGATGACGACCCTGTTCCCGGCCCTGCTGGTGATCTTCGGCCGCTGGATCTTCTGGCCGACCATCCCGCGCTTCGGCGACCCCGACCGCATCGAGACCGGCCTCTGGGCCCGCGCCGGCCGCCGTATGGCCCTCCGCCCCCGGATGGTCTGGAGCGCCACGGCAGCGGCCCTCGTGATCTGCTCGCTCGGCCTGATCCAGCTGCGCGCCGAAGGCATCAGCAACGCGGACGCGTTCACCGGGAAACCGGACTCCATCGTCGGCCAGCAGGTCTCCGCGAAGTACTTCGCGGCGGGCAGCGGCGATCCCCTGGTCGTCGTCAGCAACCAGGCCCAGGCACGACAGGTCGGCGAGGCGGTCGCCGGAACACGGGGAGTCGTGCCCACGTCCCTCGGCCTGCCACCGGGCACCAAACCGTCACACGAAGGCAAGGTCCTCTTCGAGGCGACGATGACCGCCCCGGCCGACAGCGAGGCCGCGAAACAGACGGTGGAGCGGGTCCGGGACGCCGTCCACGCGGTCCCGGACGCCGACGCCCGGGTCGGCGGCGGTACGGCCGCCCTGCTGGACATGGACAAGGCGACCACGCACGACAACATCCTGATCATCCCGCTGGTGCTCGCGGTCGTCCTGCTGATCCTGTGCGGCCTGCTGCGCGCCCTGATCGCCCCGTTGCTGCTGGTCGGGACGGTGATCCTGTCCTTCGCGGCGGCCCTGGGCATCAGCGCCCTGGCCTTCCGCCACGTGTTCGACTACGCGGGCGAGACCACGGACTTCCCGCTGTTCGTCTTCGTCTTCCTGGTGGCCCTCGGCATCGACTACAACATCTTCCTGACCACCCGCATCCGCGAGGAGGCGGCCCACGGAGGCACCCGCGCGGGCGTGATCACGGGTCTGGCCGCGACCGGCGCCGTCATCACCTCCGCCGGCCTGGTCCTGGCCGGCACCTTCGCCGCTCTCGGCACCCTGCCGATGGTCGCCTTCGCGGAGATCGGCTTCACGGTGGCGCTGGGCGTCCTGCTGGACACGTTCATCGTGCGGTCGGTGCTGGTCACGTCCCTGTTCCTGGACGTGGGCGAGAAGGTGTGGTGGCCCAGCAAACTGGCCAACGGTGAGCCGACCGACCCAGAGGCGCGGGGAGCCGGGCGACCAGCCACGACGGCGCCGCGGACCCACGACTAG
- a CDS encoding primosomal protein N', translating into MSSENGSVDGGAEGAQPEQLALIRESVRKAKVPRAKPRTWRGAALARELPVARVLVDKGVLHLDRYFDYAVPEELDADAQPGVRVRVRFGAGRGRVRDGRREGGGLIDGFLVERLAESDYSGPLAALAQVVSPEPVLSEELLGLARAVADRYAGSLADVLQLAVPPRSARAEQRPSPEPLPPPAAPEVGSWGRYERGDAFLESLASGGAPRAVWNALPGPEWCEELARAVAATLASDRGALVVVPDGRAVARVDAALTSVLGEGRHAVLTADAGPEKRYREWLAVRRGAVRAVVGTRAAMFAPVRDLGLVALWDDGDDSHSEPHAPQPHAREVLLLRAAQDKCGFLLGSWSCTVEAAQLVESGWARPLVASREQVRAVAPLVRTVGDQDLARDEAARAARLPTLAWQAVREGLRHGPVLVQVPRRGYVPRMACANCREPARCRHCAGPLEGQESGAALRCGWCGREEAAWHCPECGGFRLRAQVVGARRTAEELGRAFPAVPVRTSGREHVLDTVPGAPALVVSTPGAEPVAEGGYAAALLLDGWAMLGRPDLRAGEDALRRWIGASALVRAQEAGGTVVVVAEPTLRPVQALVRWDPVGHAVRELGERAELGFPPVSRMAAVSGTAEALAEFLAAVELPGEAEVLGPVPLPVTVAGGPRRVGAPPVGERWERVLVRVPPGRGAALASSLKSAQATRMARGGSGGEGAVWVRIDPPDIG; encoded by the coding sequence GTGAGCAGCGAGAACGGGTCCGTGGACGGTGGCGCCGAAGGAGCGCAGCCCGAGCAGCTTGCCTTGATTCGGGAGAGTGTGCGGAAGGCCAAGGTGCCGCGGGCCAAGCCGCGGACGTGGCGGGGGGCCGCGTTGGCCAGGGAGTTGCCGGTCGCGCGGGTGCTGGTGGACAAGGGGGTGCTGCACCTTGACCGGTACTTCGACTACGCCGTGCCCGAGGAGCTCGACGCGGACGCGCAGCCGGGGGTGCGGGTGCGGGTGCGGTTCGGGGCCGGGCGTGGGCGGGTCCGGGACGGGCGGCGTGAGGGCGGGGGGCTCATCGACGGGTTTCTGGTCGAGCGGCTTGCCGAGTCGGACTACTCCGGGCCGCTGGCGGCACTTGCTCAGGTCGTCTCGCCGGAGCCGGTGCTCAGTGAGGAGCTCCTGGGGCTCGCTCGGGCCGTCGCCGACCGGTATGCGGGGAGCCTCGCGGATGTGCTGCAGCTTGCCGTCCCGCCGCGTAGCGCTCGCGCCGAGCAGCGGCCTTCGCCCGAGCCGTTGCCGCCGCCCGCGGCGCCCGAGGTGGGGTCCTGGGGGCGGTACGAGCGGGGGGACGCGTTTCTGGAGTCGCTGGCCTCGGGGGGTGCACCGCGCGCGGTGTGGAACGCCCTGCCCGGGCCGGAGTGGTGTGAGGAGCTGGCGCGGGCCGTTGCCGCGACCTTGGCTTCGGATCGGGGGGCGCTGGTCGTCGTGCCGGACGGGCGGGCCGTCGCGCGGGTCGACGCCGCGCTGACCTCGGTACTGGGAGAGGGGCGGCATGCGGTCCTGACCGCCGACGCCGGGCCCGAGAAGCGGTACCGGGAGTGGCTGGCCGTGCGGCGGGGGGCCGTGCGCGCCGTGGTCGGGACGCGAGCCGCCATGTTCGCACCGGTGCGCGATCTGGGGCTCGTCGCGCTCTGGGACGACGGCGACGACAGTCACAGTGAGCCGCATGCTCCGCAGCCGCATGCGCGTGAGGTGCTGCTGTTGCGGGCCGCGCAGGACAAGTGCGGCTTTCTGCTGGGGAGTTGGAGCTGCACGGTGGAGGCAGCGCAGCTTGTGGAGAGCGGTTGGGCGCGGCCGCTCGTCGCCTCGCGGGAGCAGGTACGGGCCGTCGCTCCGCTGGTGCGGACCGTGGGGGACCAGGATCTCGCGCGGGACGAGGCGGCTCGGGCGGCCCGGCTGCCGACGCTCGCCTGGCAGGCCGTCAGGGAGGGCTTGCGGCACGGACCGGTGCTGGTGCAGGTGCCGCGGCGGGGGTACGTGCCACGGATGGCCTGCGCCAACTGCCGGGAGCCCGCGCGGTGTCGGCACTGTGCCGGGCCGTTGGAGGGTCAGGAGTCCGGGGCGGCGCTGCGGTGCGGGTGGTGTGGGCGCGAGGAGGCGGCCTGGCACTGTCCGGAGTGCGGGGGCTTCCGGTTGCGGGCGCAGGTGGTGGGGGCGCGGCGTACCGCGGAGGAGTTGGGACGGGCGTTTCCGGCTGTTCCGGTGCGGACGTCCGGGCGTGAACATGTGCTGGACACCGTGCCGGGGGCGCCGGCGCTCGTGGTGAGCACGCCGGGGGCGGAGCCCGTCGCCGAGGGCGGGTATGCGGCCGCGCTGTTGCTGGACGGGTGGGCCATGCTCGGGCGTCCGGACCTGCGGGCCGGGGAGGATGCGCTACGGCGGTGGATCGGGGCGTCGGCGCTGGTGCGGGCGCAGGAGGCCGGGGGCACGGTGGTGGTGGTTGCCGAGCCCACGCTGCGGCCTGTGCAGGCGTTGGTGCGCTGGGACCCCGTGGGGCATGCGGTCCGGGAGTTGGGGGAGCGGGCCGAGTTGGGGTTTCCGCCGGTGTCGCGGATGGCCGCGGTGTCGGGGACGGCGGAGGCGCTTGCCGAGTTTCTGGCGGCCGTGGAACTGCCTGGTGAGGCTGAGGTGTTGGGGCCTGTGCCGTTGCCGGTGACGGTGGCGGGGGGGCCTCGGAGGGTGGGGGCGCCACCGGTGGGGGAGCGGTGGGAGCGGGTGCTTGTGCGGGTGCCGCCGGGACGGGGGGCGGCTTTGGCGTCTTCCCTGAAGTCGGCGCAGGCCACGCGGATGGCTCGGGGCGGGAGTGGCGGTGAGGGAGCGGTGTGGGTGCGGATTGATCCGCCTGACATCGGGTGA
- a CDS encoding RsmB/NOP family class I SAM-dependent RNA methyltransferase: MSDQPRRPHKTGKPYRRPQKDPVRILAFEALRAVDERDAYANLVLPPLLRKAREKGGFEARDAALATELVYGTLRRQGTYDAIIAECVDRPLREVDPPVLDVLSLGAHQLLGTRIPTHAAVSASVELARVVLGDGRAKFVNAVLRKVAQNDLPGWIAKVAPPYEDDPEDHLAVVHSHPRWVVSALWDSLGGGRAGIERLLEADNERPEVTLVARPGRSTAEELLREESAVAGRWSPYAVRLSEGGEPGAVDAVREGRAGVQDEGSQLVALALANAPVEGRDEKWLDGCAGPGGKAALLAALAAERGAMLLASEKQPHRAGLVAKALAGNPGPYQVIAADGTRPPWQPGSFDRVLMDVPCTGLGALRRRPEARWRRRPEDLEGFGPLQRGLLSTALDSVRVGGVVGYATCSPHLAETRAVVEDVLKQWPAAELVDARPLFPGVPELGEGPDVQLWPHVHGTDAMYLAVIRRTG, translated from the coding sequence GTGAGCGACCAGCCCCGTCGGCCCCACAAAACCGGCAAGCCCTACCGTCGGCCTCAGAAGGACCCCGTCCGCATCCTCGCCTTCGAGGCGCTGCGGGCCGTGGACGAGCGGGACGCGTACGCCAACCTCGTCCTGCCGCCGCTGTTGCGGAAGGCGCGGGAAAAGGGCGGCTTCGAGGCGCGGGACGCGGCGCTCGCCACCGAGCTCGTGTACGGGACACTGCGCCGGCAGGGGACGTACGACGCGATCATCGCCGAGTGTGTCGACCGGCCGCTGCGCGAGGTCGATCCGCCGGTGCTCGACGTGCTGAGCCTCGGGGCGCATCAGCTGCTCGGGACGCGCATCCCGACGCACGCCGCCGTGTCCGCCTCCGTCGAGCTCGCGCGGGTCGTACTCGGGGACGGCCGCGCCAAGTTCGTCAACGCCGTGCTGCGGAAGGTCGCGCAGAACGACCTCCCCGGGTGGATCGCCAAAGTGGCGCCGCCCTACGAGGACGATCCCGAGGACCATCTCGCCGTCGTCCACTCCCACCCCCGCTGGGTCGTCTCCGCGCTGTGGGACTCCCTCGGCGGAGGGCGGGCCGGCATCGAGCGGCTGCTGGAGGCCGACAACGAGCGGCCCGAGGTGACCCTCGTCGCCCGGCCGGGGCGGTCCACCGCCGAGGAACTGCTCCGCGAGGAGTCCGCCGTGGCAGGGCGTTGGTCGCCGTATGCCGTACGGCTGTCGGAAGGCGGTGAGCCCGGTGCCGTCGACGCCGTACGGGAAGGCCGGGCCGGGGTGCAGGACGAGGGGAGCCAGCTCGTCGCGCTGGCCCTCGCGAACGCGCCTGTCGAGGGCCGGGACGAGAAGTGGCTCGACGGGTGTGCGGGGCCCGGCGGCAAGGCCGCGCTGCTCGCCGCACTGGCCGCCGAGCGGGGGGCCATGCTGCTCGCCTCCGAGAAGCAGCCGCACCGGGCCGGACTCGTCGCCAAGGCGCTCGCCGGGAATCCCGGGCCGTACCAGGTCATCGCCGCGGACGGGACCCGGCCGCCGTGGCAGCCGGGGAGTTTCGACCGGGTGCTGATGGATGTGCCGTGCACAGGGCTCGGGGCGCTGCGGCGGCGGCCGGAGGCGCGGTGGCGGCGCCGGCCCGAGGACCTGGAGGGGTTCGGGCCGTTGCAGCGGGGGTTGTTGAGCACCGCACTGGATTCCGTCCGGGTGGGCGGAGTCGTCGGATACGCGACCTGTTCGCCTCATCTCGCGGAGACGAGGGCCGTTGTCGAGGACGTGCTCAAGCAGTGGCCGGCCGCCGAGCTAGTCGATGCGAGGCCGTTGTTCCCCGGAGTGCCGGAGCTGGGGGAGGGGCCGGATGTGCAGTTGTGGCCGCATGTGCACGGTACCGATGCGATGTATCTGGCGGTCATCCGTAGGACAGGGTGA